The following nucleotide sequence is from Pungitius pungitius chromosome 6, fPunPun2.1, whole genome shotgun sequence.
TCCTAGCTGTGACACggtgcacaggggggggggggggttagtttaATGCTAGCACCACAATTGGCAGCTGTTTATCGGAATggtagtgtgtttgtgtgtgtgtgtgtgtgtctaaagaGATAAAGCTGGCTCTTCAGCTGAAGCACAAAGAGCTGGTTCAGTGCTGAGAGGGCGTCCTGGGCTCCAGGCTTTGTGAAAAGGCTAAAACAAGTTGACTCAAGGCACTTGCTCTGTTCCTTTCTGTTCCGTGACACTGTTTAATGCAGAATATATGTTGTCTGAATATAACTTCCCTGAGAACTCAGTAAAggctttttcctgctttttcttcaggcgcctttcttcctttctcagTGCTCTGTAAAAGGCTTTTTTGCATTTctgtacatttttctttcttttttttcctgcaaaggcatgtgttttattttacataatcGGCCGTGGCATATAGTAAGGTCAATGGCCTTAAGCCCTCCCATATTTCTGGGTGAAATATGATGTTTTTGCAGACAGGAATGCTAGCTAAATGGTTCCAGATGGTCTCATTATGCCCTGTTATTTCTTCAGGATTGTATGCATTTGTCGACTTTACATGGTGCATGCAATCTCTGCTTGTGTGTTTAATGCAACAACCAGCCCACACTGCTCGTTTCCTGATGGCCAAGGCCCATTTTCACGATTACAGCGGGCAATACGATTAAAACGGAATAATAATGGAattccttcccctctctctctcttctatgTTTGTCAGTCCAAAGTGTTGGAATGGGAAATGATGGAGGATAAAGGGCCCCGCGTAGCCGATTACTTTGTGGTTGCCGGCCTCACCGACTTGTCCAAGCCTCTGGAGGATGAGCTCCACTTCGACGACGCCGGCCCCAAGTGTGTGAAACCAAAAGCGCCCATTACCGACGTAGCCGTGGTGATCCGTTCCCTGGGTGAAGAGGTGCCCCCAGGTTTCACCTGTGTTGAAAGCACCCCCTCGGGCCTCTCCGCAGAGCTCAATGGAGCCAGCCTCAGGGGGCCGCAGATCTTCCTGTGCTTCAAACGAGGCAGAGATAAGCCTCCACTGACAGATCTTGGGTAAGCGGTAATCCTCGGTCACTGACCCATTACTCACCCGGCACCACTAATCACTTCCCTTGGGTCACTATAATCTGCTCTTAAACACATCCTCTCATCGGACATCTCATTGATGAATACGCTATCACAGCGCTCCAGTAATGTTTCCTCAaagaatgtctgtgtgttttataaaaataaaaattgtcaGTCTAatgatcccttttttttttcagggttcTGTACGAGTGGAAAGAGAAACTGAAACCCGGATGTCACCTCGTCCAGACCACGCCCTCGGGTCGCCCTGCCAACATCAGCAGCTCGTCGTCCCAACGCATCTACATCACCTACCGCCGCGCCCCCAAGAGCCAGCCTCACACCTCACTGGCTGTCACCGATGTCTGCATCATCATCCCCGGCAAGGGGGAGACGCCCCCTCACACCTTCTGCAAGGTCGACAAGAACCTCAACAGCAGCATGGTGGGAGAGACCTCCAACAGTCATAAGCTCTGGTGTGTCTGCTCGAAGAATCCAGGTTTTGATTCGTCTAATGATGCGGTTTTTTTCCTCATATTTCAGTGGGGATCCTCAGTCTACCTTTGTTACAAGAAGTCCCTGGCTAAAGCCAACACAATCGCATACAAAGCAGGTAAAGTGGTGTGCAACATTTGTGTTATGGGCTCAACCGAATTAAGAAACTAATCGGATGGAGGAATTTAGTTGTACTCAGGTATTCTGCCACATGTAACTGCACTGTGTTTGACTGTGCTGTATGCGCGTGTGTCCAGGCCTGCTGTGTAGGTACCCTGAAGAGGACTACGAGTCCTTCCCACTGCCTGAGTCCGTGCCTATGTTCTGCCTGCCCATGGGGGCAACAGTCGAGTGCTGGCCAGAACACACCAAACACTCCCTGCCTGTGTTTTCCACATTTGTACTGACGGGCGCATCTGGTGAAAAGGTAAACCACTTATTTACGTCAGCAGTGCCAATAACcgtgaacttttttcattttctacccTCAAATGTATACATTCTCCTTTAAATGCTGTTTTTCAGGcagcctctccatctttctaccctcctctctctctctgtactcTAGTATCCCTTTGGATTACTTTGATGAACTGCAGTGGTTTTTCTAAGAATAGCAGACAATCTTAATCAACTTCTAAACTCCCGACCGGAATCCAAAATAGTCTAAAGCTGCGCCTGGAATACTAAAAAGACTTTGAAAGCAATGCAGCATaaaatattttcatcttttgaaTTATGGATAGCTCATGCAGCAGCGGGGCTGGTGCTTACGTTTTAAATGCTGAATGCCTCAGTGCTCGCTCCTTCTTCCCCGCAACCCCTCGTCTTCTTCTGATTTATGACGACGTAAATTCTCTAGTGAAGCCGGCACGACCACTTACCTGAGTAACTTATTTCAAAAACGAGGTGTGCTCTGTGTGCTGGTGAGGTTAGCAGGTCTTTCTGTGAGCATGTATCACATATCCTTTGTCGTTACACTGTGATCGTTTTCGTTGCAGGTGTATGGAGCTGCCATCCAATTTTATGAGCCTTACTCAGAGGAGAACCTGTCCGAGCGTCAGTGCTCACAGCTCGGACTGCCAAGTGCTGACGGGTCCAGGAGTATTTACAGCAACAAGAGCATCTGTCTGCTCTCCCACTGGCCCTTTTTCCAGTCCTTCAGGAGCTTTCTCACTTTCCTCTACAGATACTCCATCTCTGGACCACATGCTCTGCCTATTGAAAAGTTAGCAGTGTTTTACAGACTCATTATTTCTGTTGAATGATATCAGGCTCAAGGCTTCAGGTTTTATTCTTAGTCTTGCCCTCTGCTTTAttaagttgttctttttttacgtGCAGGCATATCTCTCACTTCATGCAAAATGTGCCATTCCCCTCCACTCAGAGACCACGCATCCTAGTGCAGGTGAGCTTAAAATGCGTAATTTGATGAGTGAAATAACGGCTTAACTTCCGTAGGCTTTCATCCTTTGGTTTGACATGAATGTCTTTGAACACGCCGTAGTCACAAATCCTCCAAGCTAAATCCTCCGAACACCAATGTAACATTCCTTTACATCTTCGACAGCTATCTCCGCATGACAGCCTGATACTCAGCCAACCCGTGTCCTCCCCACTGCCTCTGAGGTAGAGAAACATCAGAGAGATGCCCAATTACGACACGAAGACGTACTGTATTTGCCTCGGCCTTGATGTGGGACcatttgttgtatttgtgtgcTCTAGTGGCGGGAGCCTCTCCACATTACTACTGAATCTGGGCCCAAAGAACGCAGCCACCCTGCTGGTGTTGGCTGTCACAGAGCACAAGATCCTGGTTCATTCCCTGCGTCCCGCTGTGCTCACAAGCGTCACAGAGGCCCTTGTGTCCGTGAGTCCTTAGTTCTTTTACTTTTCCTTTCTCTATTCCTGACAATACCTCAAAAGAGGGTGGTCTTTAATGTGATTATAGATAAAAGGCTAATGTAAGAGGCAGAGCCACCCGTAATCACACCAAAGAAGACCCTCTCTTATTATGTTCATCAACAATTACTTCTGAAAAACCTCTGTTCAAAATGAATTCCCCAAAGGAGAAATAATTCTGGTAAGCTCCATGCATAAACCCCTCTGCGGTGCATGTATTGATCATATTGATGCTCCCTTTCAGATGATCTTCCCCTTCCACTGGCCGTGCCCGTACATCCCTCTGTGCCCGCTGGCACTGGCCGGCGTGCTCAGCGCACCGTGCCCCTTCATCGTGGGTGTGGACTCCCGATACTTTGACCTTTATGTTCCCCCAGCAGACATCAGCTGCGTGGACCTGGACACCAACACAATCTCGCAGTAAGTGAACTCCAACCGCTGCGTGATAGATGGACACCTTTAGCTTTAAGACTCTGTGACGAAAGAATCCTTTGCTCAAGGTTTAGGTTCACACAAGTTCTTCCCAAGGTTATTGGTATCTTTCAGTGAGAGCCTCTTGGGTGATAATACAAGCTGGAATGTGAAATATTATGATGTGCAGATCTGGGTGAGCGTTCGTCTCACACACTAATCCAAGAGGGAGAGATAATAATGTCAGCGCGGATGTCAATTAATCCGTCTCCCTCCTTGTATCTTTCAGCAAAGTTCCTTGACTGTCCTCCCATATAATGTAAACCATATGGTGTGCTTTCAGAAAAGATGACAAAAAGGCTCTCACGTGGAAAATCTTGCCCAGGAGAGCCTGCAAACATCTTCTTAGTACTCTGAATAAGCTCCATCAGCAGCTCGCTGAGGGTGAGTCCAGGCTGTGTCATTTTATATGTGGTTTTCGTGAATAATTTATGTTGGCTGCTTGGGTGTGTTGTGTCTCTACCGTCAATGTTACAGGAACATGTATTGGATGTGTACACTGATATGTAAAACCTACAATGTTCAGTGTGTCCCAGGAGATACAAAGTGTAGACTAGTTGTCATTCTCTCCTGCTCATCTTGCCTCATCTACGTCAAATAGTCATTTTACTGGAATTTCCCAGCCTACAAAAGAAGCTATTTGTTGCAATCAACCACTTCAcaatataataatgtaatgcCGTTGTAACGGTTGACCAGTCATACTGaaactcaacaacaacaaaaaaactcctCCACAGAATATTGTGTAACAACTCAATCTGTGCTGCAGTTCTTCGGTTTCTAATAAGTGAGTTGATAATATCCTGCTTGGTTCTacataattgacttttttgtgtGCCGTCAGGTGGTCAGCTGAGCCGCGAGGACGTACAGATGGAGCACACAGCAACTGAAATGGAGCTCGACGGCGGGAAGAGCCTCCACACTCTGGAGCTGGAGATCCAGGAGGCCTTCCTGAGCTTTATGGCAGCCATCCTACGAGGGTACCGTTCCTACCTGCTACCCATCACCCAGGCCCCCTCTGAGAAGACCACCGATGCCAGCTCCCTCTTCGACATCCAAGGTACCCTTCGGTCTTTGATGCGGTATCGTATGCACTGTAGTCCAGACGTGAGGCATTGGTGTGGTAGGTCAGGGGGATGTGTTGTGAGTGATGCTGCAGTCAGCCCTGAATCACCGCTATAATGACGCGTGATTTAGTGCAAATAAGGTTCGGATGACAAATCAGACAAACCGCCATGATTTACAGCCGACTGTCCTCTAACATCTGGCGGCTGTTATGCAAGCTGAGCGGCAGAGAACATATTGTTTCAACAACAGTGACTGTTTCCTGTAAATCGTGGTTAGGTCCGCATGTTGACCTGCAAACATTCGGAAACAGCTCCATAAGGGAACGTCCAGTTCTCGAATCCAATATTAATATCTCCTTTTCACCTCTGTCATTACatcatatttcttttgtttccaaGGCTTTGTAAAGAGCAGAGACCGCTCTCACCAGAGGTTCTACTCCCTCATGACCAAGACTCAGATGTTCAGCCGTTTCATAGAGGAGTGCTCCTTTGTCAGTGATAAGGACGCCAGCCTGGCTTTCTTTGATGAGTGTGTTGATAAGGTGAGCTTTGCAGATGGATTCTTTTAGAAGTACTGCATCATTATGCTGTTTAGGAACAAGTGATCCGGTAACAAAGCTTAGTCTGGCTTTCACCTGCTTAGAGAAGAAACAATGGgaaaattaataaaatgcagTTCTTTCAATTAAGATGTTTCATTATGATCTGGGTTTGGTTGGAAATATACATCATATTTCCCTTTATTAACATCAGTGCTACGCTTTTCTcatccctttttaaaaatgcttttcattctttttctggTGTATATGTGTTGCCTCTTTCTCCTTACTGATTTTCTGCCTTTTGctgtctctgctgctctgtcTGTCATCACGCCCGCTGCCTGGTAGCTCTTCACTACTGGAAGCAAGGTAAGCTGCCAGAGGTTAAACACAgtcttttttctgtgtttgcagtgTCTCTactgaaaaaaatcaaagtgagGGGAGGCTGGAGTTGAGCTAAAAGTGAAGCAGAAGTCTTATCTATTGCCAGGATGCGCATTAGCTTTCAATGTGTGTTGGCAATCTTAATGGGGAGGTGCCATTAAattaaaccacaaaaagaacTTATGCAGAATCGTTAGAGACTCTGAGGTCACTGAGACAGTgaaatgtgtgttctttttctGAGATGACAACATTTGGTAGAGTCCCTCTGAAAATAATATAGGACAATGACACAGAACAAAAATGGAGGTTATAAACGGTATTTGTCAGAATCCTATGAGTCTTGTTGTTGAAATTCCTGTACATGGGGCCCTAGCATGGGGGGTTCATTGTTAGCCAATTGAGAATTAGACAGCTTTTATTAACACAAGTTGCCaacatgttttttgtaaaaaaacgtGACCCTCtgctccagaaaaaaaaaaactcagcgcTTGCAAACTTGTGCAATCTGGAtgtcacattaacatcctgCATGAACAGCGTGAACTTCTGCGCAAGTGGTCATTGCGGTTATTATTGAGAAGTGGAAGCATCGATTCATTCAGCGTCAATGGTGCTGAGGTTGACAAAGAGTGCGTGATTGAGAAATGCCGTAACAGGAAGGGCAACAAACCGAGAAACACTGAGCAGAATCGAAGCGGGGGGCAAATAGGTCAGTACGATTTGGTAGAACAAATCATGCACTCGACCGAGTGGAACAAACCCGGTAACGCCGGGGAGCTGTTTAGCCGCTGCCTCTTCTGTCAACGTTTATTGCCAAGCTCATGTTCAGGATAAGCTGGTGATCAATTCCCGATAAGCCAAATGAAGGCACGTCAGCATAGCAGATGACTGTCATGCGACACAAAGGCATCCATGTTGTCCAGGTCACTGCATCCTCGATTTATTCAGTCTTGGGGGACACATTGGATCTAGCCCCTTTCTGGGCAGTGCCCTTTAGATGAATGGGTTTGGAACATGGGCCATATTTCTGATGTAGATGGTCTCATTAATGACATGCCCTTACTGACCCTCAAATCTGATCTGATTTTAATGCTCATACACTGTCAGATGCCCACAGGCAGCTTTAGTATCCATATAGTTCGTTTTATAGCAGAACACAGGAAAGAATGAGGTTTGaagaatgtgtttttctcttgaAAACCAGATGGACAGCGAGCGCCCGGAGGACACCAGACTGATCGAACTGGATGAATCCCACCGCAGCGAGCACACGGTGTATGTAAACCCTCCGGAGCTGCCGCCTCTACCACGGGGAGAGGAGCATCCCCTCTGCTACAGGTACCACACTGCACATCAATCTCTCAGCAGTACATACGAGACAGGCATTGTCTTTCTGCTTTCTATTGAAACACACTTTCCAGAGCGTTTCTCACTGGGTGCACAGTGCAGCTTTTGAAGAAGACACAGCGTGAAATCGTCCCTGTTGAATAATTTGTTACTGCTTTCGGGCTTTAGGGATTATTTTCAGCAAGGAAAAATATTTTCCGGATCCTTTTGTCGGTGCTCAAATTTTGACTTTGTGAAAACCAGACTCTTGTACATGTCACTAGGCCTTAGTAGTGTTACCCCGGCTTGATCTATTTAAGCTTTGTGGCGTCTGAGAGTGAATATATGTCTTTGTGCAGCTACTCTGAGTTCCCTGTGCTGAATGCTGAACTTCTGGAGTCGCTGGAGGGTCCAAATCTTCCATCAGCAGGCATGGCCTCCCGCCACAGCAGCCCGGCCAGCCCTACGGCTATCTTCAGGCGCTCCAAACAGGTTCGCCATGAGAGTAGTGAAACCTTCTTGAAATAGAGTCCACAGGGGAATTTTGACTTTTGAATTTAGAATTTTGACTTTGAATATCATATTTGAATATCATGTTAAAATATCATATGGAAAGCAATTTTTGGTAGTTACATTGTACctgctttttgtattttcaacagTAATTATAGATAAAAAAGCAAGGCATGATCATTAGTCTTTTGGTTTATGTTTGCAATAAAGAaagttacatttacattactgctgcatttgttttgaataatgATGGTAAAATGAATATTGCCGTTAAATTTGTTTGCTCAATGATAATAAATGTAATCTACCTATAACTTATCTATCTCAGGAGATAAAATCAGCTCAAAAGATGGCCAAAACCTATTCATCGATGCCTCAGATGTGGTCCAAGTGTCTGCTGCGCCACTGCTACGGCCTTTGGTTCATCTGCCTACCAGGGTTTGTTGGCACCTGCCACTCAAAGGTGCGTGCCCTGCGTACCGCTTACGATGTGCTGAGAAAGATGCAGGACAATAAGTTGCAGGCTCCGGATGAGGTGAGAAACGACTTGAGTACAGTATAACCATTTATCTACTATTGTGAGTACATTTTTTAAGTCCTGGTGTTCTCTATCCAAGGTGTGCTACCGTGTGTTGCTCCAGCTGTGCGGGCAGTACAGCCAGCCGGTCCTCGCCGTCAGggttttgtttgaaatgaagaaaGCTGGAGTTCAACCCAACGCCATCACCTACGGGTACTACAACAAGGTGCGGGCCCTTATAAATCACTGTTCGTACGAACATACAAGGAAGCATTAGACAAGCTAATCTGACTCTAAATTGAACAGTTAGAATCTTGAAATGCGTATATATACTGCATATGTTCATTGCTTCAGGCCGTGTTGGAGAGCACCTGGCCCTCCACCACCAGAGGAGGTTACTTTTTGTGGGGAAAACTGAGGAACGTGGTTTTAGGTGTGCTCAAGTTCAAGCACGCTGGGAGAAAACAACAGACTCCGCACAGAGATCATCAGCTTTCAGGTAAGAATACTAATATTATGCCAAAATAGGATGTTTTATATCATCCTTTTACTAATATCAGGTAACCCTAATTTTCTGGTagattctgtgtattttgtgtATAATGTAATCTGGGCTGGTTgccattttatttgtaataCTTGTGCAAACATCTGATGAAATATGTTGCCTTTAAAAGCTAAAGTTTCAAATGGACTTGTCATATATCACAAAGATAACAGCAGCAATGAAACCCCTCCCGTAAACACCATCCCTTATAATAAATCACTTTAATTTATCAGCCTTCGCATATTTTGTCCAATGTCAATATGAAGACTTAACATGCGCTCCCCCACTGACTGCCTGCAATACTAAACAATTCAGCAGTACTCATAGTTTACCCAGACTAATCAGGTCTTAAGTTGTTTGTTTGACATTGCATTAACTTCAgctgtaattattttttcaatCGCATACAAACTCAATTAGAGACTGCAAGTATATCATTTTTCTTACTCTGTTAGTTCTTAATGAGCAGACATGTGAGTGTGGTACTGCGGGGGCATTTGCTTCTTGAAGGCCTCTTTCCTGGTCTCATGCAACGGTTTTTCCCAAATCCAGCCTCCTCCTGCACATGGGGGCTCGAATGGAAACCTCATGCTTTACATTGactgtaacattctttttttagtttgtttctAATATTATATAAACGGATAATGTTGAGTAGCAagatcatttattcatttcagtaaATCATTTTTCAGTGAATTTCAAATATACtaaaaatgtgaatgttttgcaGTGGATGCTAACGGTTATTCGTATGGTGGTCCGATACGAGCTGGGCTCGGGATTTTTTTTATGCTGTTGTTAAACTGGCCATTTTTTTAACTACCCTCTCACTTTTCTGTTGTCTCCCTTCAGACGGCAGCGATCTTGACTCAGTCAGTCATGGCAGTTTGGACAGTGCCAATGATTCTGCTGAGCGCACTTCAATCGACACCGACTTCACTAAAATGGACTCCAGTGACGATGGATTTAGTACAGGTGTGACAACATAGAGGCCGTTCTCTCATTCACACCCCAtgattcatacattttaattcatgatttcTATATCTGTCACTGTACTCTGATGTCGTGAACCTTCAGCTTTCTGAAAGAAGGGGCAATAGTAGATGTGCTTCAAAACCGATTCACCTGTAATTACCAAGTCCAAATGTAGACAGTTTATCTGAAAAGTATACATTAACAAAATAATGATACCATCAAGGTAATTGTTTCTTAATTGTAAATAATAGGAAATGCTAAAACaattgctaatgctaattacaTTTAATGACCTTAATGGGTGATTAGGAAAATGTAAATGCGTCATTCATCAGGAAAATGCACATCAAGAAAATCTTTGCTGGTGCTGGATGACAATAATCTGCACAAAAAGCTGCTCACAATTCTTCCCTCGTACATCTGCCTAGGAGAGAAAAAATTTTTTGGGACAAACACACTGTCCATGGAgaataaaagaaagacaaaggatGGTATTAtgcatttctttgtcttttaaaaatgtaGATTAGACTTTGACAA
It contains:
- the dennd4a gene encoding C-myc promoter-binding protein isoform X2 — translated: MMEDKGPRVADYFVVAGLTDLSKPLEDELHFDDAGPKCVKPKAPITDVAVVIRSLGEEVPPGFTCVESTPSGLSAELNGASLRGPQIFLCFKRGRDKPPLTDLGVLYEWKEKLKPGCHLVQTTPSGRPANISSSSSQRIYITYRRAPKSQPHTSLAVTDVCIIIPGKGETPPHTFCKVDKNLNSSMWGSSVYLCYKKSLAKANTIAYKAGLLCRYPEEDYESFPLPESVPMFCLPMGATVECWPEHTKHSLPVFSTFVLTGASGEKVYGAAIQFYEPYSEENLSERQCSQLGLPSADGSRSIYSNKSICLLSHWPFFQSFRSFLTFLYRYSISGPHALPIEKHISHFMQNVPFPSTQRPRILVQLSPHDSLILSQPVSSPLPLSGGSLSTLLLNLGPKNAATLLVLAVTEHKILVHSLRPAVLTSVTEALVSMIFPFHWPCPYIPLCPLALAGVLSAPCPFIVGVDSRYFDLYVPPADISCVDLDTNTISQKDDKKALTWKILPRRACKHLLSTLNKLHQQLAEGGQLSREDVQMEHTATEMELDGGKSLHTLELEIQEAFLSFMAAILRGYRSYLLPITQAPSEKTTDASSLFDIQGFVKSRDRSHQRFYSLMTKTQMFSRFIEECSFVSDKDASLAFFDECVDKLFTTGSKMDSERPEDTRLIELDESHRSEHTVYVNPPELPPLPRGEEHPLCYSYSEFPVLNAELLESLEGPNLPSAGMASRHSSPASPTAIFRRSKQEIKSAQKMAKTYSSMPQMWSKCLLRHCYGLWFICLPGFVGTCHSKVRALRTAYDVLRKMQDNKLQAPDEVCYRVLLQLCGQYSQPVLAVRVLFEMKKAGVQPNAITYGYYNKAVLESTWPSTTRGGYFLWGKLRNVVLGVLKFKHAGRKQQTPHRDHQLSDGSDLDSVSHGSLDSANDSAERTSIDTDFTKMDSSDDGFSTGGQSDQGYDSLSKEEERMCTRDSNYSSAVEDKRQRLSIEVEVPISSISPSGNCKSTVVSAGHGNRQASSPSSDIILRGPRLKSERPKSLDLSGGRESLRLTVPNFSSTKQHQPSADRLHGVEEEETETGKHTPSMGRSCSAAVESEGGPRVRSISCSAGTVRRTGIDRGLDPLSLMSRDALQECDPEISGTPTARRDLAEEIEMYMHNGGSPLGSRASSMNLQNPSSPLFRSASSPHDSPRPATALHSNTHPPLPTKPKDKLRPSPSLPLGLCTKDRERPSSLVSPSSPSPSSSSFSMDSLFTPSLDVFKSSVISAGKGVAEKASRFYSRLSSQTSFTQETNCDWISVSSLTSGEADCSSLLDNDSCLDPDGFISPRHGSVSRLRRSPVVGHSNLGSPSNPDRVFRHNSFSGGLALPSKIPRTPDSSPDTSRFQPTPNYAMEVLMSSSSLCKTCDCLVYDEEIMAGWTANDSNLNSSCPFCGTAFLPFLNVEIKDLRLQSRSPRKSNLVTEEITSASLSPGAEMAATERTAASPEGAEPTQVTVPYLSPLVLWKEMESLLVNEGDEAISSPTVVDQHPIVFWNLVWYFRRLELPSNLPALILASQHCSHGDQTPQSVSSEDSKQVLVRIMWDNLKLHKDKDQPCYVLWNTHCANSLVRSGLCEEGQLFTVELLQGFVRSIKKSDVYQPMSQIIQLLGPELGFKRQRSLYRDLLFLALVALGKNNININAFDREYKLAYDRLNPGQVKLTHNCDRPPGAGVMECRRTFGEPSL
- the dennd4a gene encoding C-myc promoter-binding protein isoform X1 encodes the protein MMEDKGPRVADYFVVAGLTDLSKPLEDELHFDDAGPKCVKPKAPITDVAVVIRSLGEEVPPGFTCVESTPSGLSAELNGASLRGPQIFLCFKRGRDKPPLTDLGVLYEWKEKLKPGCHLVQTTPSGRPANISSSSSQRIYITYRRAPKSQPHTSLAVTDVCIIIPGKGETPPHTFCKVDKNLNSSMWGSSVYLCYKKSLAKANTIAYKAGLLCRYPEEDYESFPLPESVPMFCLPMGATVECWPEHTKHSLPVFSTFVLTGASGEKVYGAAIQFYEPYSEENLSERQCSQLGLPSADGSRSIYSNKSICLLSHWPFFQSFRSFLTFLYRYSISGPHALPIEKHISHFMQNVPFPSTQRPRILVQLSPHDSLILSQPVSSPLPLSGGSLSTLLLNLGPKNAATLLVLAVTEHKILVHSLRPAVLTSVTEALVSMIFPFHWPCPYIPLCPLALAGVLSAPCPFIVGVDSRYFDLYVPPADISCVDLDTNTISQKDDKKALTWKILPRRACKHLLSTLNKLHQQLAEGGQLSREDVQMEHTATEMELDGGKSLHTLELEIQEAFLSFMAAILRGYRSYLLPITQAPSEKTTDASSLFDIQGFVKSRDRSHQRFYSLMTKTQMFSRFIEECSFVSDKDASLAFFDECVDKLFTTGSKMDSERPEDTRLIELDESHRSEHTVYVNPPELPPLPRGEEHPLCYSYSEFPVLNAELLESLEGPNLPSAGMASRHSSPASPTAIFRRSKQEIKSAQKMAKTYSSMPQMWSKCLLRHCYGLWFICLPGFVGTCHSKVRALRTAYDVLRKMQDNKLQAPDEVCYRVLLQLCGQYSQPVLAVRVLFEMKKAGVQPNAITYGYYNKAVLESTWPSTTRGGYFLWGKLRNVVLGVLKFKHAGRKQQTPHRDHQLSDGSDLDSVSHGSLDSANDSAERTSIDTDFTKMDSSDDGFSTGGQSDQGYDSLSKEEERMCTRDSNYSSAVEDKRQRLSTVEVEVPISSISPSGNCKSTVVSAGHGNRQASSPSSDIILRGPRLKSERPKSLDLSGGRESLRLTVPNFSSTKQHQPSADRLHGVEEEETETGKHTPSMGRSCSAAVESEGGPRVRSISCSAGTVRRTGIDRGLDPLSLMSRDALQECDPEISGTPTARRDLAEEIEMYMHNGGSPLGSRASSMNLQNPSSPLFRSASSPHDSPRPATALHSNTHPPLPTKPKDKLRPSPSLPLGLCTKDRERPSSLVSPSSPSPSSSSFSMDSLFTPSLDVFKSSVISAGKGVAEKASRFYSRLSSQTSFTQETNCDWISVSSLTSGEADCSSLLDNDSCLDPDGFISPRHGSVSRLRRSPVVGHSNLGSPSNPDRVFRHNSFSGGLALPSKIPRTPDSSPDTSRFQPTPNYAMEVLMSSSSLCKTCDCLVYDEEIMAGWTANDSNLNSSCPFCGTAFLPFLNVEIKDLRLQSRSPRKSNLVTEEITSASLSPGAEMAATERTAASPEGAEPTQVTVPYLSPLVLWKEMESLLVNEGDEAISSPTVVDQHPIVFWNLVWYFRRLELPSNLPALILASQHCSHGDQTPQSVSSEDSKQVLVRIMWDNLKLHKDKDQPCYVLWNTHCANSLVRSGLCEEGQLFTVELLQGFVRSIKKSDVYQPMSQIIQLLGPELGFKRQRSLYRDLLFLALVALGKNNININAFDREYKLAYDRLNPGQVKLTHNCDRPPGAGVMECRRTFGEPSL
- the dennd4a gene encoding C-myc promoter-binding protein isoform X3, giving the protein MMEDKGPRVADYFVVAGLTDLSKPLEDELHFDDAGPKCVKPKAPITDVAVVIRSLGEEVPPGFTCVESTPSGLSAELNGASLRGPQIFLCFKRGRDKPPLTDLGVLYEWKEKLKPGCHLVQTTPSGRPANISSSSSQRIYITYRRAPKSQPHTSLAVTDVCIIIPGKGETPPHTFCKVDKNLNSSMWGSSVYLCYKKSLAKANTIAYKAGLLCRYPEEDYESFPLPESVPMFCLPMGATVECWPEHTKHSLPVFSTFVLTGASGEKVYGAAIQFYEPYSEENLSERQCSQLGLPSADGSRSIYSNKSICLLSHWPFFQSFRSFLTFLYRYSISGPHALPIEKHISHFMQNVPFPSTQRPRILVQLSPHDSLILSQPVSSPLPLSGGSLSTLLLNLGPKNAATLLVLAVTEHKILVHSLRPAVLTSVTEALVSMIFPFHWPCPYIPLCPLALAGVLSAPCPFIVGVDSRYFDLYVPPADISCVDLDTNTISQKDDKKALTWKILPRRACKHLLSTLNKLHQQLAEGGQLSREDVQMEHTATEMELDGGKSLHTLELEIQEAFLSFMAAILRGYRSYLLPITQAPSEKTTDASSLFDIQGFVKSRDRSHQRFYSLMTKTQMFSRFIEECSFVSDKDASLAFFDECVDKMDSERPEDTRLIELDESHRSEHTVYVNPPELPPLPRGEEHPLCYSYSEFPVLNAELLESLEGPNLPSAGMASRHSSPASPTAIFRRSKQEIKSAQKMAKTYSSMPQMWSKCLLRHCYGLWFICLPGFVGTCHSKVRALRTAYDVLRKMQDNKLQAPDEVCYRVLLQLCGQYSQPVLAVRVLFEMKKAGVQPNAITYGYYNKAVLESTWPSTTRGGYFLWGKLRNVVLGVLKFKHAGRKQQTPHRDHQLSDGSDLDSVSHGSLDSANDSAERTSIDTDFTKMDSSDDGFSTGGQSDQGYDSLSKEEERMCTRDSNYSSAVEDKRQRLSTVEVEVPISSISPSGNCKSTVVSAGHGNRQASSPSSDIILRGPRLKSERPKSLDLSGGRESLRLTVPNFSSTKQHQPSADRLHGVEEEETETGKHTPSMGRSCSAAVESEGGPRVRSISCSAGTVRRTGIDRGLDPLSLMSRDALQECDPEISGTPTARRDLAEEIEMYMHNGGSPLGSRASSMNLQNPSSPLFRSASSPHDSPRPATALHSNTHPPLPTKPKDKLRPSPSLPLGLCTKDRERPSSLVSPSSPSPSSSSFSMDSLFTPSLDVFKSSVISAGKGVAEKASRFYSRLSSQTSFTQETNCDWISVSSLTSGEADCSSLLDNDSCLDPDGFISPRHGSVSRLRRSPVVGHSNLGSPSNPDRVFRHNSFSGGLALPSKIPRTPDSSPDTSRFQPTPNYAMEVLMSSSSLCKTCDCLVYDEEIMAGWTANDSNLNSSCPFCGTAFLPFLNVEIKDLRLQSRSPRKSNLVTEEITSASLSPGAEMAATERTAASPEGAEPTQVTVPYLSPLVLWKEMESLLVNEGDEAISSPTVVDQHPIVFWNLVWYFRRLELPSNLPALILASQHCSHGDQTPQSVSSEDSKQVLVRIMWDNLKLHKDKDQPCYVLWNTHCANSLVRSGLCEEGQLFTVELLQGFVRSIKKSDVYQPMSQIIQLLGPELGFKRQRSLYRDLLFLALVALGKNNININAFDREYKLAYDRLNPGQVKLTHNCDRPPGAGVMECRRTFGEPSL